TTCAAGATCGATTTGGAAAAAGCTTATGATAGCGTATCTTGGACTTTTTTGGAGGAGACACTGACTCTCTTTGGATTCCCTCCCCGTATCATCCAGTTGATTATGTGTTGTGTGTCCTCCTCCTCGCTCTCAATTCTTTGGAATGGTGAGCGTTTGCCTGCTTTCCACCCAGGTAGAGGCTTGAGACAAGGAGATCCTTTGTCTCCCTATCTGTTTGTGCTATGTATGGAACGACTCTCTGTGTATATTCAATCTCTTGTTGAGGAAAATAGTTGGCAGCCTGTCCGTCTTTCCCCTGATGGACCTCCTatttctcatcttttctttGCTGATGACGTTCTCCTGTTTTGCAAAGCGTCGGGAGCTCAGGTGCAGTTGGTTGCAGAAGCTTTGAAATTGTTCTGCGATAGCTCGGGTCTTAGAATTAATATGGCCAAGTCCAAAGCCATTGCTTCCAGGGGAGTCAGCCAGGCAATCCGCAATGAAGTTCGCAATATTGCTCCTATTCCTTTTGTTCATAACTTGGGCAAATACTTGGGCTTTCCGCTGCATGGTGGACGGAGAGACAGAAATGCTTTCCAATACCTTCTGGATAATATCCAAAGGAAATTGGCTTCTTGGAAAACTAACATGTTGAATTTTGCAGGTAGAGTTTGTTTGGCGAAGTCAGTTCTAGCTGCTATCCCAACTTATTCCATGCAAGTTTTCTGGCTTCCTAGATGGCTTAACGAAAGAATAAACCAGCtggttagaaattttatttgGTCCCGTCATGGTGGTAATCGCGGCTGGCATTTGGTGAATTGGGACACCCTAACCAGAGATAAAGATTGTGGTGGTCTTGGGATCAAAGAGATGAACAGGTTTAATACGGCGCTTCTAGGGAAAGCTGTTTGGCAATTGGTCCAGAAACCAAATAAGCTTTGGGTGAAAGTTCTTGACCAGAAATATATCAAGGACTCGTCTATCCTCAGTGTTCAACCCAGGCAGAAGGATTCGCCGCTCTGGAAGGGCATCCTTCGGGCTAGAGATCAAGTGGGGCAGCAAATGGTTTTCAGGATTGGGAATGGAGAGACGTCGCTGTGGTACAAGGATTGGAGCGGTACAGGTCCAATTGCTCATCAATTGCCCTTCGTAAATATCGCTGATGTTCATTTGCAGTTGAAGCATATTATCCAGGGTAATGTTTGGGATCTCAATCGTTTATACACTATGATCCCGCTCTCAGTGCAGCAGAAACTCACAGACTTACAGCCTACTGTCTGTGCGGCGAGGAGTGATGGGTGGGTGTGGAATGTTGGTAATAAGGGTCAGTACACGGTTCGGGATGGTTATGCGTGGCTCAATGGTTGTGCTCATGACCAGCAGGGAGATCGTAAGATTGACTGGGTTTGGAAGCTTAAAGTGCCCGAAAAGGTTAGAGTGTTTGTTTGGTTAGTTTTACATAATGCGATCCAGGTTAATCAATTGAGAGCCCGTTGTCATATGGCTGCGGATGCTACCTGTACGCGGTGTTCGAACGACATAGAAGATGCTCTTCATTGCCTGCGGGATTGCCCGCAATCCTGGGATCTTTGGCAGCGTTTGGGGGCAACAAATTGGGCTAATTTTCGCTGCTCTGAGCTCGAGCGATGGGTGACCTCCCTGTCTCGTGGTGTTCATGGTGTGCGTTTCTTGGCTGGGTTATGGGCTGCTTGGAAATGGCGCTGCAACTTGCTGTTGGACGCTCATCCGTGGCCTTTCGAAGTGGCTTGGCGTCGGCTCTCTCATGATCACGATGATTGGATTCGTAGCAGTCAAGAGGTTGATCTTTTGCTGTGTAACGCATGGTCTCCTCCTCCAACCAACATGGTGAAGTGCAATTCTGATGGGAGTTTCTGTGATAGTAATCAGCGGATTGGTGGCGGTGGAATTATCAGGGATCACCTTGGCCGTTGGGTGGTGGGCTGCTACTCCGGGGAGGCTGGAGATAGTGCGTTCAGAGCAGAAGCCGTGGCGATGCGAGATGTTCTCCAGTTAGCCTGGGAGAAGGGGTTTAGGCGAGTGATCTGTGATGTTGATTGTGCAGAGCTGGCCTCCATAATAACATATGAAGCAGCTTCTCAAAGACATGCAGAGTTTCTTGTGCTTGGTTCTATTCGTCAGCTTCTAGCACGAGAGTGGAACGTCAGGATCAATTGTGTGCATCGAGAGAGCAATATTGTAGCAGACTACCTTGCCAGGAGAGGTGCAGCAGCAAGATCTTCTGGGGCTTGGGTCATTGAGTCTCCTGACCCGGATGTTGAGTACCTTCTCTTGAAGGACTCGTTGTCCATTCTTTAGTTAgttttctttgtctttgttaattttccgatgtatcaaaaaaaaaaatcatccggctaaaatatataatttttcctaaaactaaaaaaatctcaaaatttGTCATCTTTAAATCCTAATCATACATCGTGTAAAATCCTTCAAATTCTAATGAATTTTCACAAACTTTTTTACCTCTTAAACTTTCTAACTTTTATTAAAGCATCTTGTACGGACTTCTCATATGATGTTTATTGTTCACTAATCTCACatgatatttattattatttcatcAACCTCCCATAAGCAGTGGCGGAGCTTTTGCATGACAGGGGAGCCTTGGCTCCCCCAAATGTTTCTAAAAAAATCTTGTTATATGGTAGAAGGATTGATTTGTGAAGTGAAATGAATTTTTTATGGTTGTTACTTGTTATGGTCTAATATTTTTGCGCTTATCCTCAACTGTGCTGGGAAATATTGACAAGTGTCAAGTAATCTCATAAATTAACATAAGTGAAAAAATTTTAGGTTTCCATAGGTGTGTGGTCATGTCGTGGATTTATATTTGGTTCACATCTATTGGTATTGGTTccaattaatataatatttacatGGAAATGGTGAAGCAGGTATCTAGTGCACACCATTTTTTTAGGTGGTTAAATTTTTTGGCGATACATATGGTTGTAGGTGTTCTTTAATTTAATATGAACTTTCTATTTTGATATTACGTATTGCTATATTTGTTCTAATCTCTCAACAAAGGATGATATCAAAAGaagttatatatattttttttcatttcttgatGTTGTAATCCAAAGGGTAGTTTGAACATTTAGAGTTCTTTTAGGTTTTTTTAACGGTAACTACCAAGAAACAAGGAAACTTTGTGGTGTAATGAGTTCGGTGTATGTCTTGCTAGCTGGTTTTAGTACTTATGGTTTATAAGCATGGCTCCCCCACATTTTTCGGTCAAGCTCCGCCACTGCCCATAAGATTTATCATCATAATACTCAACACCCATCTGGTATTCTAAATGATATATAAAGAAATAAAGGTTAATACATTTTATGAACTAGAAGGAAAGTCGGGGCAATGATAAAAAATCTCACGAGAGATGTGTGCAATTTCATCTTTACACTATTCTCTTCTTCGTTCATAAAGAAAAAAAGTTTGAATAGAAAATAGAGATTTAAAGACTTGTATATGAAAATTGACATATGAGTCAAATTCGTGTAGTTTTAAAAGCATAGGAATGTAATTAGCTTAAAAAATTTAGGGGAGCAAATCATACGAAATTCAAACTAGTGGGAGGAAAATTGCAGTTAAGACTACTTGGGATTTCTGGCTCATAGATGATCAAACAAATCAcaggagaaaaataaaataaaataaaatagaaaggtTAATTAATGAAAGAAGAGAGGAATTGTCACCTGCTGTTGCACTGCTATAGGTGGTAAAGCCATCTCTAACGCTCCTCCCACTTGTAATCACGGTGTTTTTCATCCCATCACCAACCAACATGATGTTATCATTCGCCTTGTCAACCTCAATATTCTCTTTGTAAACCCCTGTTTTCACACGTATAATAAACCTCGTCTTGAACCTTCTCCTTGCCGCCATATCCAGAGCAGCTTGAACAGTCTTGAAATGCCCAGAACCATCTTTTGCCACCACAAGATGTGCCTTTATCTTAGAAGACTGCAACAGCTTCCTCTCGTGCGTGGAAAACCACCTTGGAAACCCACCTTCCCTTGATTCCCCTGTGTGATGCTCTGTTTTCTCTGTATCATGCTCTGTTTCCTCTGTGTAATTTTCAGTAAAATGCTCTGTTTTCTCTGTATTATACTCTGCATCCCCTGTGTAATGCTCTTTTTCCTGTTTCACGAAACCCCAATTAACGTATAAACCATTGCTTATGATCTCAGTGACATTGTTCTTCATAATTGGGACGATGAAATGTGGAATTCTTAGTTCTAAGGCCCCGCGTTGACATGTTTGGATGTTGGTGCGAGAAGTGCTGAGCCATGTTTGTGCATCGAAAGGTGaacactctttccttctcttgTTCTTGTCATGAAGGAATTGGAAGGTTCGGTTCAGGTGCCACACGGTGTTATCATAGAGCCTCACGCAATCACGTGACACAGATCTCTGCTTCCTGGTGGTCGAGGTTTGCTCGAACTCGCGTGCTTGCTTTCGCATAAGAACTGCTCTCTCTAAGGCTAGATGCACCATAATGTTTCGGAATTCGGTTTTGTGTTTGATCCTGTGAGGGTAATTGTGGTCTTGCTTCAGGCATTTGCATTGCTCAGGGTATGGTGTTTGGTTGCACCACCAATCTATGTTATTGTAGGATGATCTTCTTTTCTTTGATGATAAGGCTATGGagaaaattgatgacaacaataAAAGTGCCAAGAGTGTCTTTCCCATGATtgccattttcttttcttttcttggttCTGGTGCTGTGTGAGTAGTTATATATTTCTTTGTTGCATCTTTGTAGCTTAGAGTGGCAGCGAGTTTCTTAGATGAAAGTGTGTGAAGAAGGGTAAATGAGGTGTCGGTGTATTATATTAGAAAGTGAAGAACAGCAGAGATCCATGAAATATGTAAATGCAATAGCAAGGAAGAATATATTGTACGAGATCCATGTTCTGACTTTTACTTAAGTAGTTAATTCAGTTTGAGCCCTTCATTAAGATGTAATATCTTCTTAATGTGTTTAAACTTTGATGTTATAAATATGAATTCCAATAGCTAGACCGTGGCGAAATTGAACATCCAATCCAATCGACACATGCAGATTGTGAGGTTTGTAACGACCACAATTTGCCaatttagaaaagaaaaaaaaatgtagtagTGGAGGCACGTACACCGGATTTGTGGTGTTCTAAAACTCCTTACAATCACgttttttttaactttacaGGTTGTGACCGTTTTGAAATTGTAACAAATTTGTATGTTTCAAATATGTCGACTTACTTCGTAcgaagaagtctcacattaactagagatatgaccaagaTAGTTCTTATATATGGAAAAACAATCATCAACTATACTCTTACTAATATTTGAGTTGAGTCAGGTCTCCTAAGTTATAATTTGGAGAGAGTTTCGAATCAAATTCAATCAAAATTCTAGAAATTTTCTAGCGGGCTTCAACACAAAATAGATAAATTCGCATATAATACATGCTTTAAATTTGAGGAGCTCAATGGATTGCGTATAAGTGTGTTATAAATTTAACATAAAATCATGCATGTGTGATTTTTAGATAGTTGATAAGTTTTCTAAAGTGTAGCAGCTATACATCATTAAGACAGAGTGGAGGTAGAAAAGAAAGCAAACAAATGTTGAGATAGAAAAGGTAATTTGGTTATTAATTGCTTGGATTtgcatgtatgcatgcttgcttgtCGGCACAGTTAGTGGAAGTGTAACTGAAATTGCAAGAAAAACAAAGGGATCTTGTTATATATGTTGGCACACTAATTTCTTAAGGTTGTTTGTCAACGCATTAATGCCGGCTATGATTAGCAATTCCTTCGTCACCAGAGCATGGGGTTGAGTTGGCTTAAACTTGTAAGCTTGTTCCGTACACATGCAGCAGAACGACCATGCTGCAAAATAAAAGCAAATTGTGTATATATAAATACATGTTCACTTTAATTTCCTTGAGTAGACTTTATCTTGAAGCAtatgagaagagaaaagcaaCAGTTTCTTGTAAGGGAATGAGCATTATTTAATTTGCAGTCTGTACTCGATAGTAATCGTATGCGTTTTGTTGAAGCAGGCAGGCAGGACTGGAAATTAAGGGCAACCTCATGTTCTGTGATTTGCAAAATAAGCAACGAAccatattttttaaaagtaatcATACCAACGAAACCACTTTGTCAAATCATTATTTCGATCATCGTGCCAGCATATCATCATACACcatccggtcacatatatatgCAAAAAAACACATtctaggttcattcatttaatgcaTGTACCTAGTcattaggttcattcatttactAGGTACATgtattaaatgaatgaacctagaatgtgtttttttgcttatatatgtgaccagAGTGTTTATATCATGTGTATCggtttcaattttgtttttgagcGAGAGAttggtttctttttatttttgccTTTCGGACTTTAGAACTTTGGTAGCAGAGCAAACAATATCCCTTAATATTGGGATGTTGAAAATCTTTTGATCTGGTAGTTGAACTAACTATAGGTAATTAGTTAAACCATGTGAAAAATGATAGTTGTGGTGGAAACCATAAACCGCTGTTAATGCACAAGGTGGCGGTTAAAACTGCCGCAAATTGCACAAAAAACCGCCACAACAAACACAGTTTTTATAGTGAAGGCTGTCAAAACTAGTTCCTTCCACAACTACCAAATGCGACATCCTCCACCGAGGGCTTCCTATGACTTTGTTGGGTGtgtttagagcatctccaatgagggttgcttaaatccagttggcaacttaagcaacgttgcttattttggagcaccACTGGAGCAACATGACGTGGCAGTTGGGttacttaaatttaagcaacggttgcttattttctctctccttactttttgactaaaaagtcatattttctctttcattcatgtaccttgtatagtgtcattaccttgaaataatataaatataagaggtATAATGAGACCcaactaaaaataaactaagcaaccgtggttggagcgaattctgtttgagttgcttaaatcctatgtgttAGTCTGGACCCACCGAAATAGTTTTTAAGCAACCTAACTAGCAActatgcattggagatgctcttaccatgccatcttcaaaaacatttcCACACCTATAATGACACGCAAATGCCCATAACCAAATAAACGTTGGGCCTCTTCTAGCTAGTAATGAGGGGCACGAGAGAATGAGGCAGCAAAACCAGATCAGGAGAAGAAAGTATATGGCGGAGTAAGCCTCCACGACACCACTGTGTCGCATCGTCGAGGTTTCGCGAACGCAATTGCACAAACTGCAGCATGGTTCCAGTCCAAAGTCGGTATTGTGGTTGCTGATGATAGAGATAGAGTTTTGAGAGAGATGGGGTTAGgctaatttatatttataccATTTTATCACTCATTTAATCCTCACTATGTTTAACTAGTGATCAATGGTCTACCCTAGTTTGACTGTTAGTAGTATTGGTCGTATATAAGCGAACCATCACCCATGAGTTTAATTTTTGTATATACTTTCTTAAAAATGATAAATAcatagggttaaatatgtttttagtcccttaaaagtAGGTGTTAATTAGATTTGATCCCTAAAAAAATCACAGTTTAGTTTTCAGTCCTCAATATAAATGAAATAGGTGAAATTAGTTCATGTGGTACATTTTGTGGCTGCCACTAATTAAAAATATCGCAACTAATGCACAAAAATCATCGCAAAATGAACGACAAGGCTAAATTCATATATTCATTAATGTTAGGAACTAAAagctacaattttttttggagggactaaaaacatatttaagctaaatatatattttactttATGGAAGTTTTAATTTTATCGGCTGCATGAAACTAATCATATTCGCATTATGTTTCTCAAGCATATACATGAGTTAAGATTGTTTACACTTGTTATTCTTTTGCACGAACCAAAGTACTACAAGTGGCAGTAGATTCAATGTTAAGGAAAATGATATGAGTGAGAAACATATTTTTTACTCCTTCCGATCAGAAAAATGGTTATTCTAGTGActttccattttttttattaaaaagctTGTTGTTTTTTGGTTCATTTACTGTATACAAGTTTTtccttgtgtaaggttacacaacCCTAGAAAAACCTTCTACAACAGGTTTCCTCTCGGTtatttcattttgatttttttgattttgcTAAATTATGTTCAGGCCCCAGAAGtttcttaaaatataaaaactccCCAAATGTATTTTTGATATTAACAAGTTTTACCCCGACTCTTCTTAAACCATGAAGTCGCTCATCGTCGTTCATTCCCCCTTTCCCTCTTCCCCTCTTCATTACGGTCATCCTGTATAACGTCGTGTGGGGACTTTCTCGTCGCTTCGTCCTCCATGGATCATGGTTCATCTGCATTACAAAGTTAAGGTTCTATTACGGCTTCGGTCTGTCGTGCGAATTTAGGGATTTGAATACTAAGTTAGGGTTCTGTTGTGCGAATTTAGGAATTTGAATACTGGTTATGCGAAATTGGGTTGGGGGTTGGGTTCTCTTCTGTTCTTGCTTCGTTTTGTTGCTGCGAATTTAGGGATTTGCAACGCTGAATATGCGAAATTGGGTTGGGGGTTGGCTTCGACCTTTGGAGGTTGTTGATGCTGGTTCCTGTTGCTGCGGATTCGATCTGTTGGTGTGATTTGAGGGTTTGGCAGAACATAAAGGTAATGTGAATCTGTTAAACGCATTAGCTTCTTGTTGTTCTTCGATTTGCTGATTTCCTTCTTCGACCAATCTTCAAATCGGGTCCAAAATCGCACACAAAACCTTCTTCAGAAATCGGGTCACAAACACGCAATATTCGAccaagctttgatgctttgttcAATTTAACGCTTTGCCAAACAGATCCTTGTTCAACCCAAGCTTTGACGTTATATGGTTGCTCTATTTAATCTCAATCTCAATAATAAACATATGAGATCCAATAATAATTATATCTGATGTGTGTACAGGGCCATTTGTTGATTAGCTAAATGATAAGGGAAGGAATGAATTAGATGAATATGGGGTTTAAATCATGATTTCTATTACATATGGACTAAAACTGAAAATacattttgtatttatttttaaatgaaaaagacgGGATTCACTTGCTGTAGTAGGTATTTTTAGAgttgtgtaaccttacacaaggaAAAACTTGTGTACAGTAAATGAACCCGTTGTTTTCATACATTTACTTTTAATTCTTTCCATCTATATCTTTATTTGATAAATTTTATTTCACTCATCaccttttatattaaattatcaATCAACCATATTTCTTCTCTATCAACTACACGCATCTCTCTCtaaagtataatttaatagttgcatatgctactagtaaaattaaataagggtgtttcagtaatttatattataatattaataattataatattactTTTTGCGTCACATTCTTAAATAACAATCTTTGTAGAATAGGTAGAAGAAAAAAACCAATCTTTATAGAATGGTGTGAGTGGTTAATAGTATAGTTGATTATTCTGATGACATATCAACTACTATAACAAATGATTGTCTCTTCGTTTAATTTTAGGGGTTGTCAACGCCCCATTTCCTCGTTATAGTAGTGAATGCAAATACTACCCTATTATCAAATTGTAGCAAATcagttatgacttatgagaaTAGCAAATTTGTAACTATTTAAAGTTAATTTTTGAATAATTATGTTATTGCCACTTTTTCAAGTTATAAATTTTAC
This portion of the Lotus japonicus ecotype B-129 chromosome 3, LjGifu_v1.2 genome encodes:
- the LOC130747962 gene encoding probable pectinesterase/pectinesterase inhibitor 59, which produces MAIMGKTLLALLLLSSIFSIALSSKKRRSSYNNIDWWCNQTPYPEQCKCLKQDHNYPHRIKHKTEFRNIMVHLALERAVLMRKQAREFEQTSTTRKQRSVSRDCVRLYDNTVWHLNRTFQFLHDKNKRRKECSPFDAQTWLSTSRTNIQTCQRGALELRIPHFIVPIMKNNVTEIISNGLYVNWGFVKQEKEHYTGDAEYNTEKTEHFTENYTEETEHDTEKTEHHTGESREGGFPRWFSTHERKLLQSSKIKAHLVVAKDGSGHFKTVQAALDMAARRRFKTRFIIRVKTGVYKENIEVDKANDNIMLVGDGMKNTVITSGRSVRDGFTTYSSATAGIDGPHFIARDITFENTAGPRKGQAVALRSASDLSVFHRCSIKGYQDTLMVHAQRQFYKECYIFGTVDFIFGNAAVVFQNCIILVRRPLPGQGNMITAQGRDDPFQNTGISFHNCQIRPAPDLKPVISKFPTFLGRPWQRYSRVVVMKTFMDTLVSPTGWSPWGNTNFAQSTLYYGEYRNSGPGSSTRNRVRWPGYHVITSPTEASRFTVASLLAGNSWLPTTGVPFKSGL